A section of the Chiloscyllium plagiosum isolate BGI_BamShark_2017 chromosome 4, ASM401019v2, whole genome shotgun sequence genome encodes:
- the fads6 gene encoding uncharacterized protein fads6, with protein sequence MIRMLTRSCNHWDRSAGISWGSVVPDWFIVKSGATGDIGYSEERQHGVMGLTVTVQRAHSDSDSCADITLRELGGGTEWELGRLTAAPVYHAGFVLLQSERWLPLCLGILLLGTAHTIVSVKGSHLASHSSLSQSRSWNKLWAVLFIEVRQAV encoded by the exons ATGATCAGGATGTTAACTAGGAGCTGTAATCACTGGGATCGGTCAGCTGGAATATCGTGGGGCTCAGTGGTTCCTGATTGGTTTATTGTGAAG AGTGGGGCAACTGGAGACATTGGATACTCTGAAGAGAGACAGCACGGGGTAATGGGATTGACGGTCACTGTACAGAGAGCTCACAGTGATTCAGATTCCTGTGCTGACATTACTTTGCGAGAGCTGGGTGGGGGTACTGAATGGGAGTTGGGAAGATTGACTGCAGCTCCTGTTTATCATGCAGGGTTCGTGCTCCTGCAGTCGGAACGCTGGCTGCCGCTCTGTCTGGGAATCCTGCTCCTGGGCACAGCTCACACCATCGTCTCGGTGAAAGGGAGTCACTTGGCTAGTCACAGCTCGCTCAGCCAATCCCGCTCCTGGAACAAGCTGTGGGCCGTGCTGTTTATCGAGGTAAGGCAAGCTGTGTGA